The sequence below is a genomic window from Citricoccus muralis.
CAGTTCCGCGGTGTGGAGATTATTGCGGAGCGCTGGGGCATCACCCGCGATCAAGCCGAGGCCTTCGCGATGGAATCGCACCGTCGTGCCTTGGCTGCGCAGGCGGCGGGGGTGTTCCGTGACGAGATCGTGCCGGTCGGCGAGCTCCGCGACGATGAAGGTCCGCGCGAACCGAACCCGGAGAAGATGTCGCAACTGGAGCCGATCCGACCCGGCGGAGTGCATACGGCGGCCTCGGCGTCGCAGATTTCCGACGGGGCCGCGGTGCTCGCCATCGCGTCGGAGCGGGCGGTTGAGGAACATGGGTTGAGGGCTCGCGCCCGGATTCACCATATTTCGGCACGCGGCGACGACCCGGTGGCCATGCTGACCGCCCCGATCCGGGCCACCCGGTACGCCCTAGAAAAGACGGGGATGTCGATCGACGACTTTGACACGATAGAGATCAATGAGGCCTTCGCCGCGGTGGTGCTGGCGTGGCAGCAGGAGCTGCAGCCGGACCCGCAGAAGGTCAACCCCCAAGGGGGAGCGATCGCGTTGGGGCATCCGATCGGTGCTACCGGTGCGCGGCTGATGACCACGCTGTTGCACACCCTGGAGTCCATCGGCGGACGATTCGGACTGCAGACGATGTGTGAAGGCGGCGGTCAGGCCAACGTCACCATTATTGAGCGGCTCTGACGGCTGCTCGCCGACCGGCTCAGCGGTAGGTGGAGGGCCAGTCGGTGCGCAGCCGTACGATGCGCCCGTTGGCCTGACGCTGTAGGCGCCCCGAGACCAAACCCTCGCGAATGCCATCCTGTAGCTGGTGCTCCACTTTGCGGCGCCCCGAGCCACCGAAGAGATTCTGCGGGACGGAATCGCCCAGGATCTTTTGCATGCCTTCGGGCAGGCTCTCGATGCCTCGGTGGATGGACTTGTTCAGACCGTCGTTGAGTCCCTGCGTCCAGGTCGCGGCGCCGCGGGAGGTGATGTCCATGCGCTGCTTGAGTTGCTCGAGCAGTTCGTCTTCGGTGAGCCCGCGTTCGTCGTCGAGAATCACCCAGGCCGCGTTCGCCACCTCGATGGCCGGTGCTTCGTGGAGTGCAAGGTCTGCGCTGCGGCCGAAGGTGCGGAAGGTGCCCCAGTGCTCCACCGTGATGGCGGCGGGCCAGAGGATGCCGTGCTGGTCGGCGCGGTAGCGTCGGGTGACGATCAGCTGCTCGAGTGCTTTTTCGGCTCGTTTTCCGGCGGTGTACCCGCCGCGCTGCTTGACCGCCTGTATGACGGCGTCGCGGTGGACCGGGAAGATCGCGTCCAGAAAGGACTTCAGGGCGGGAACGCCCGAGACGTCATCCAGGGCCGGCACCGGCGGGAAGACGGCGGGCCGACCCCAGCGGTGGTCCAGCATGAACTGGGCGTGGGGCAGTCGGTGGTCACCGGGGCGGGTCCACCCGGTCATCCGCACGG
It includes:
- a CDS encoding acetyl-CoA C-acetyltransferase, with the protein product MSQAAYIVEAVRTPVGRRKGGLSQVHPLDLAATPIRALIERLGVHTDDYDEVILGCIDQIGPQSFDIARNAWLAAGGSEGVPGTTIDRQCGSGQQAVHYAAQAVMSGTADLVVAGGVQAMSTVPLGAANVIMKDQGFPTPFTGSTSWDERYGDQEISQFRGVEIIAERWGITRDQAEAFAMESHRRALAAQAAGVFRDEIVPVGELRDDEGPREPNPEKMSQLEPIRPGGVHTAASASQISDGAAVLAIASERAVEEHGLRARARIHHISARGDDPVAMLTAPIRATRYALEKTGMSIDDFDTIEINEAFAAVVLAWQQELQPDPQKVNPQGGAIALGHPIGATGARLMTTLLHTLESIGGRFGLQTMCEGGGQANVTIIERL